Part of the Methylovirgula sp. 4M-Z18 genome is shown below.
GGGATTGTATTTCAGGCCATCGACCGAGCCGCTGATCGAGTAGGCGTGAACGAAATTTCCCTTGTCGTCATATTGAACGATAGTGCTGTCGCCCGGAATGACCCCGGTTGAATCGACCCCGTTGCCATATTCCACGAACATATATTTGCCGGCCTGGGTGATGGAATCGAGGCCGCTCACGCCGCTCGGCGCGTCACCGAACGTCTTGATCGAATCGACTTGCGGCGCAGACGCCGCATGTTTGTCGGGAATGAACGTGACGCCATGCGGCGAGCTGAAGTCCATGCCCGGCGCATTGGTAGCTGACAGGAGCGGCGTGAAAGCGCCGGTCGTCGGATCGACTTGGCCGAACGCCTTCAGGCTCCCGACCGAAGCATAATAATCGTTGGGATTGAGGCCCGTGGCGTGGAACGAATAGACCTTGCCGGTGGCGGTGTCGGTCAAGACGAATGTCCCGGCGGTTGCGCTCGGCTTGATGACATCGTCGAGACCAGCATTGCCGGCGGTCACGCCCTGAATCGGGGTGAACGAAACAGCCTGATTGGCTGTGCCGGGATTTTGGATGTCGATGATCGTGCCGTCGGCGCCGCTCGACATGATGAGATCGCCATTGGGCGCCTGCTTCAACGAGTCCGGATCGCTTTGCGGCACCGTTTCGATCTTGCCGGTGACGGTATCGAGACCGGTGGCGCCATCGGTGAGAATCGACGTGGTGAGGAGCGTACCGCTCGGATTGTCGCCGTTGAGAAGTTCGACCAGCGTCGGATCGCCGGGATTGACCGGGTTGGTGTAGCTCAAGAAAACCTGATTGCCCGCGAAGACGACATCGTCATAGCCGCGGGACGCGGACGGATTGGCGAAGCTCAGCGGCGCCGAGACCTTATGGGTCTTAGGATTGATCAACGTGATCGTCGAATTGCCGTCCTGGTTCTGCAGCGCCCAGATCTCGCCCGTGTAGGGATTATATTTCAGGCCATCCACGGAGCCGGCGATCGAATAGGAATATTCGACTTGTCCGGTCTTATCATATTGGACGATCGTGCTCGATCCGCCCGCGCCCGTCGAGTCGGCGCCGTTGCCATATTCTACAAAGTAGGAGCCGTCCGCCGTCGTCACCGAATCCGGTGCGCTGACACCCGTCGGCGTCGTAAATGTTCTGATATCGTTGATCGCAACCATCTCGATCCTCCATCAATACGGGCAATTGCGTGGACAATATGTGGCTGCGGCGGTGACGTCGGTGTGACGGCACTTTGTGCGCACGGCGCACGAGAGCGGGGCGCGGCACTCAGATGCCGGCGCAAAAAACCATGAAATCCTCGCTAACGCCCTATCGTTTCAGGGCAAATCCCCTCGCCCCGCGGTATCGATCGCTGCCAAAGGCTCGTCCTTGATCTTGGTCAGCGCCAGCGATGTGCGCACATTGCGCACGTTCGGCACGGCAGTGAGTTCACCGACGAAGGCCTGGAAGGCCGCCATATCCGGGCTGATACATTTCAGGATAAAATCGATATCGCCCGACAGGGTCCAGGATTCGCGCACATTCTTCCAGGATTTGATCCTGGCGGCGAAAGCGGCGAGTTCCGGCTCCGATTGGATCTCCAGATGCACGAAGGCAAAGGAAACGATGCCGTAGCCAACCGATTTTGCGTCGACTAGGGCGCGGTAGCCCTGGATGACCCCAGCCTCTTCGAGCGCCCTCACCCGGCGCAGGCAGGGCGGCGGCGAAATGCCGACCCGGCGCGCCAGATCCACATTGGTCATGCGCCCGTCCGATTGCAGCGCGTCGAGGATCATCAGGTCGACGGAGTCCAATTTTGGGCTGCTGGCGGGCGAAGGAAAAGTGGCGTCGGGCAAAGTATCGCTCAAGGGTTGGCGCAAACCGTCGAAAGGTTTAAAGGGGCTAACTCTCGCATTCAACGGGGCGACTCTTTCTTTAAGGCCATGGATCAATTGTCACAACCGCTTAAGCCCGCCGCTTCCCTCGTCCCGCAAGGAACCACAGCCTGGATTTTGACTGATGGTAAGATCGGCGACGAAGTGCATTGTTTCGGCATTGCCGAAACGCTCGGGCTCGAACCGGTCCGCAAATTGATCCACCGCTCGATTTTCTCGCCGCTGGCCCCCTGGGGGCCGATCGACCCGCGCCACCGCACGGCTAAGGTCAATGGCCTGCTCGCCCCGCCCTTCCCCGACATTGCCATCGCCTCGGGCCGCCGCACGGTGCCTTATTTGCGCTATGTGCGCGAAAAGTCGGAAGGCAAGACCTTCACGATTTTCCTGAAAGATCCGCGCACCGGGCCGGAGACCGCCGATTTCATCTGGGCGCCGGAACACGACAAGGTGCGCGGCGAAAACGTGCTGGTGACCCTCACCTCGCCGCACCGCCTGACGCCGGAGCGCCTTGCTGCAGCCCGCGCCGTTCAGGACAAGCGCATTGCGCATCTGCCCACACCGCGCGTCGGTCTCGTCATCGGCGGCATGAGCCGGCATCATTCGCTGCAAGAGCAAGACGTCGCCCGGATCTGCGCGGTCGCCTTGGCCGCGATCGAAAACGGACAAGGCGTGATGGTCACGCCCTCGCGCCGCACGCCAAAATCCGCGGTCAAGGCCATCGCCGCCAATTTGCAGGCGGCCGATCCCGAGGGCGCATTCAGTTTCGTATGGACCGGAGAAGGCGAAAACCCCTATCTCGCGATCATGGCCAATGCCGATTACATCCTCGTCACCGCCGATAGCGTCAACATGATCGGCGAAGCGGCAACCACCACGGCCAGCCTCTATGTCTACGAACCGAGCGGCGGCTACAAAAAGATCAATTATTATCTGCGCCGCCTGACGGATGAAGGCTTGATCCGCCGGCTTGAAGGGAACGTGATGGAGCCCTATGCGCGCCGCTCCGTCGATACGACGCAGGAAATCGCCGACGCGATCGCGAAGCGCTATGCGGCGTGGAAGAGCGGGAAGTAGGAGGAACACGGGAATAGCGACCGGAACGGTCGCGGTCCCAGGTCGGGCCAGGCGTTAAAGGACCGCGACCGTCCCGGTCGCATGAGGCCACGGTCCATTCAAACTTATCCCACGCGCACAGGAGCTTCCGGGAACGACAGCTGTTCGCGCGCCTTCCATTCATGGGTAACGTAATTCAGGATCACCGATTTGCGCACGCCGTTGATCGCGCGCTTTTCGAAGCCGTGCCACGTGTTGTCCGACGGCACGAAGATCATGGCGTTGCCGGGCACGAAGGGCGCGCGGCCGAAATGCTGTTCCTTGCTCACATACATGTCGGTGCCAAGGTCCTCGTGCCCCGCTTCGTCCGACAGATAGAGCAGGCAGGTGAATTTCTTGACGCCGAGATCCGTGTGCGGCTCGAGCCAGAAGCCGTCGATGTCCATCGCATATTCGAGCCGCAGGAACGTGTCGTCGATCGGCGCCTCGAACCGCTCGGCGATGTAATTCACGATGCTCTGGTCCTGGAACGCGTCGGCGACCGCGCGCATCACCGGATATTTCGCCATGTTGGCGACGTCGAAATAGGAGCGCGTGTTGTTGTGCAATTCGCGCCGGCCGGAAACACCTTCGAGCCCCGGCGCCTTGAACGGCAGCGTGTTCAGTTCCGTGATGACATCGGCCGGCAGCGCCCTGGAGATCGTATAATGGCGGTAAGGCACCTCGAAAGCCGCGCGCGCGTCGAGGGATTGGCGGAACGTCTTCACGACATCTTGAGCAGAAGCAGTCATCTAGGGTCGCACCTCATTGCACTGTTTTTCAGCGGATTTCTCAGGAATTGGTTGCATATGACACGAGCCACCCGTCCGGCACAATCATTTTGTCCCGTTTAGAAGGAGTCTGAGCTGGGCGGCGATCCACAAGCGAATCAGTCATTTTTCTACACAAACCTTGTCGAACCGCGTTACAGTTATTATAAATTTGCATAGCTTTGCCGTTGGCCCATTCTGATTCAATCCCAACGGCCTTTTTATGTACCCGACAAATTTGGAGCTTTTTGTGTCCATCGCACAAACTGACATGAGCTTACATGCTAGGATGATCATCATCGGCTCTGGCCCGGCCGGCTATACAGCGGCGATCTACGCGGCGCGCGCCATGCTGGAGCCGGTCATGATCGCCGGCTTCGAGCCGGGCGGCCAATTGATGATCACCACGGATGTGGAGAATTATCCGGGCTTTGCGAGCGCCATCCAGGGCCCCTGGCTGATGGAGCAGATGAAGGCCCAGGCCGAGCATGTCGGCACCAAAATGGTCTCGGACCATATCACCGCCGTCGACCTGTCGCGCCGGCCGTTCCATCTCGTCGGCGACAGCGGCAAGACCTATACGTGCGACACGCTCGTGATCGCCACCGGCGCCAAGGCCAAATGGCTGGGACTGCCGAGCGAAGAGACGTTCAAGGGCTACGGCGTGTCGGCCTGCGCCACCTGCGACGGCTTCTTCTATCGCGGCAAGGATGTGGTCGTCGTCGGCGGCGGCAATTCGGCCGTCGAAGAAGCTTTGTATCTGTCGCATCTCGCCCGCAAGGTGACGGTCGTGCATCGCCGCGACGGTTTCCGGGCCGAGCGGATCCTGCAGGAGCGGCTGTTCAAGACGCCGAATGTCAACGTCATCTGGGATAGCGCCGTCGAGGAAATCTGCGGCGGCGGCACGCCGGCCGGCGTAACCCATGTGCGCTTGAAGAATGTGAAGACCGGCCAGGTCTCCGAGGTGAAGACCGACGGCGTGTTCGTCGCCATCGGCCACCAGCCGGCGGCGGACCTGTTCGCCGGACAAATCGAGATGAAGCCGAACGGCTATATTCGTACCGCCCCCGATTCCACGGCCACCAATGTGCCTGGAGTTTTTGCGGCCGGCGATGTGACGGACGATATCTACCGCCAAGCAGTGACTGCTGCCGGCATGGGCTGTATGGCCGCGCTCGAAGCCGAGCGCTGGCTCTCCACCCAGCTTTTGAGTCAAGCGGCTGCAGCGGAGTAGAGCGAAGGGGAACGTGAGCGGATCGTCAAGCGGGGAGCTATTGCGCCCGCGCCTGATCACGGCAACACGGACGATCCGGTAAAGGAGGTCTGAGGTGGACTGGGACAAATTGCGGGTTTTTCAGGCCGCGGCCGATGCGGGCTCGTTTACGCACGCCGGTGAGGCGCTTGGCCTGAGCCAGTCAGCAGTCAGCCGCCAGGTCGGCGCTCTGGAGCACGATCTCGACGTACCGCTGTTTCACCGCCACGCCCGCGGCCTGATTTTGACGGAACAGGGCGAATTGCTGTTCCGCACGGTCAAGGACGTCATGCTGAAGCTCGAGGCGGCGCGCACGCGTCTCAGCGACTCGCGCGAGAAGCCGCATGGCGAATTGCGGGTGACGACGACGACCGGCATCGGCGCCAATTGGCTCACGCCGCGCCTCGGCGAGTTCCTGGAGCTCTATCCGGAAATCAAGCTGCAAGTCATTCTGACCGATGACGAGCTCGATCTTGGCATGCGCGAGGCGGATGTCGCCTTGCGGCTGCGCCAGCCGGTGCAGCCTGATCTCATCCAGCGCCGCCTGTTCACCATGCATTTCCATGCCTTCGCCTCGCCCGAATATTTGAAGCGGCACGGGCATCCGCGCACCCTCGAAGACCTCGATCACCACCGGATCATCGCGTTTGGATCGAGCGGGTCGAGCTATCTCAACAATATCAACTCGCTCCCCATCGCCGGCCGAGATGCGAAGAATCCGCGTCCCACCAGCGTGACGGTCAACAATATCAACGCGATCCTCAATTCGGTGAAAAGCGGCGTCGGCGTCGCCGTTCTGCCGGACTATCTCGCCGAAATTGAAACCGGTTTGGTGCGCGTGTTGCCCCAGGCCGAAATGCCTGAGCTCGACTGTTATCTCGTCTATCCGGAAGAGATGAAGAATGTCGCGCGTGTCCAGGTTTTCCGGGACTTTTTGGTCACCAATGCGCAGCGTTGGCACTATTAGTCTTGGACTAAGATGCTGGAAACGTTCGTCCTTTACGCATCACCCCAAGCATGGCTCCCATGCGAAGTCTTGGGTTGTCGCATGGGCACTTTGCCGTCAAAGTAGGCCCTGGTTGATGAAGGAGTTGGCGTCCTTGCCCCCCAAGGCCGCCACGTTTCTCACCGTTCCCCTCAGAACCCTAGAAGGGTTTGGCCGGACCTTGTGTCCGGCCTCTTTTTTGAAAACAAAGCGCTTTGAGCGGACTGCGACATGGAAGGCTTCGGTCCTTTCGCCCCTTACCTCACATATACAGAGGCTGGCCTTCCAAGCCCTTGTAGAGGTCGGCCACGTAATCCCCGTAGCCGTTGAACAGAAGCGTC
Proteins encoded:
- a CDS encoding LysR family transcriptional regulator, whose protein sequence is MDWDKLRVFQAAADAGSFTHAGEALGLSQSAVSRQVGALEHDLDVPLFHRHARGLILTEQGELLFRTVKDVMLKLEAARTRLSDSREKPHGELRVTTTTGIGANWLTPRLGEFLELYPEIKLQVILTDDELDLGMREADVALRLRQPVQPDLIQRRLFTMHFHAFASPEYLKRHGHPRTLEDLDHHRIIAFGSSGSSYLNNINSLPIAGRDAKNPRPTSVTVNNINAILNSVKSGVGVAVLPDYLAEIETGLVRVLPQAEMPELDCYLVYPEEMKNVARVQVFRDFLVTNAQRWHY
- a CDS encoding mitochondrial fission ELM1 family protein gives rise to the protein MSQPLKPAASLVPQGTTAWILTDGKIGDEVHCFGIAETLGLEPVRKLIHRSIFSPLAPWGPIDPRHRTAKVNGLLAPPFPDIAIASGRRTVPYLRYVREKSEGKTFTIFLKDPRTGPETADFIWAPEHDKVRGENVLVTLTSPHRLTPERLAAARAVQDKRIAHLPTPRVGLVIGGMSRHHSLQEQDVARICAVALAAIENGQGVMVTPSRRTPKSAVKAIAANLQAADPEGAFSFVWTGEGENPYLAIMANADYILVTADSVNMIGEAATTTASLYVYEPSGGYKKINYYLRRLTDEGLIRRLEGNVMEPYARRSVDTTQEIADAIAKRYAAWKSGK
- the trxB gene encoding thioredoxin-disulfide reductase; protein product: MSLHARMIIIGSGPAGYTAAIYAARAMLEPVMIAGFEPGGQLMITTDVENYPGFASAIQGPWLMEQMKAQAEHVGTKMVSDHITAVDLSRRPFHLVGDSGKTYTCDTLVIATGAKAKWLGLPSEETFKGYGVSACATCDGFFYRGKDVVVVGGGNSAVEEALYLSHLARKVTVVHRRDGFRAERILQERLFKTPNVNVIWDSAVEEICGGGTPAGVTHVRLKNVKTGQVSEVKTDGVFVAIGHQPAADLFAGQIEMKPNGYIRTAPDSTATNVPGVFAAGDVTDDIYRQAVTAAGMGCMAALEAERWLSTQLLSQAAAAE
- a CDS encoding 2OG-Fe(II) oxygenase, with protein sequence MTASAQDVVKTFRQSLDARAAFEVPYRHYTISRALPADVITELNTLPFKAPGLEGVSGRRELHNNTRSYFDVANMAKYPVMRAVADAFQDQSIVNYIAERFEAPIDDTFLRLEYAMDIDGFWLEPHTDLGVKKFTCLLYLSDEAGHEDLGTDMYVSKEQHFGRAPFVPGNAMIFVPSDNTWHGFEKRAINGVRKSVILNYVTHEWKAREQLSFPEAPVRVG
- a CDS encoding Lrp/AsnC family transcriptional regulator is translated as MDSVDLMILDALQSDGRMTNVDLARRVGISPPPCLRRVRALEEAGVIQGYRALVDAKSVGYGIVSFAFVHLEIQSEPELAAFAARIKSWKNVRESWTLSGDIDFILKCISPDMAAFQAFVGELTAVPNVRNVRTSLALTKIKDEPLAAIDTAGRGDLP